From Woronichinia naegeliana WA131, the proteins below share one genomic window:
- a CDS encoding IS1634 family transposase, producing the protein MTQLNVKNLDHLGIIAAIVDELGLVDYINEQLGENDRAKISAGLVVKAMILNGLGFINSPLYLFSRFFEDKPVEHLLGKGIKASDLNDDRLGRVLDLIFMAGISRLFLGICLKAVEIFKIVMKSSHLDSSSLSVQGEYKLSVEREDKESQIIHITHGYSKDKRPDLKQFVLNLVCWGDGDIPAFLELGDGNQSDKKEFAKLLKKFNEQWQFDGLYIADSALYSADNLQKLTGIYWLCSVPKTIREVQDAVSQLASEQFITTDLEGYRLTSLESEYGGVKQRWIVVDSEQKKALDLKQLTKKTEKATAQAQRQLEQLQRQEFACREDALTALSRWEKSLEWHLLQDLTVVEKCHYGHRGKPRPHEQPIRRSYHAQATFSLNSAKVQASERAAGRFVLATNQLDGDSLSDEQLLVHYKQQQGVERGFRFLKDPLFLASSVFLKTPERIMALSFIMVLCLLVYSLGQRKLRLALAEQEETVPNQLGKPTQRPTLRWIFQMLRGVHWVVLDNCPQIINLTLERERILRFFGATTCQYYLLS; encoded by the coding sequence ATGACCCAATTAAACGTTAAAAATCTCGACCATTTAGGAATAATCGCGGCGATAGTTGATGAACTAGGTCTAGTGGATTATATCAATGAACAACTAGGAGAAAATGACCGTGCTAAAATCAGTGCGGGTCTGGTAGTGAAAGCGATGATTCTCAATGGCTTAGGCTTTATCAACTCTCCTTTATATTTGTTCAGTCGTTTTTTTGAAGATAAACCAGTAGAACATCTTTTAGGAAAAGGAATAAAAGCCAGCGACCTGAATGATGACCGTTTAGGGAGAGTCTTAGATTTAATCTTTATGGCCGGCATCAGCCGTTTGTTTCTCGGAATTTGTCTAAAAGCCGTAGAAATCTTCAAAATAGTGATGAAAAGTTCCCATTTAGACTCCAGTTCATTATCGGTACAAGGGGAATATAAATTATCGGTGGAGAGAGAAGACAAAGAAAGCCAAATAATCCATATCACTCATGGCTATTCAAAGGATAAGCGACCAGACTTGAAACAATTTGTCTTGAATCTAGTCTGTTGGGGGGATGGCGACATTCCCGCTTTTCTCGAATTAGGAGATGGCAATCAAAGTGATAAAAAAGAGTTTGCTAAACTCTTGAAAAAGTTCAATGAGCAGTGGCAATTCGATGGTTTGTATATAGCAGATTCAGCCTTATACAGTGCCGATAACTTGCAAAAGTTAACCGGCATATACTGGTTATGTTCTGTGCCGAAAACGATTAGAGAAGTGCAGGATGCGGTCAGTCAATTAGCCTCGGAGCAATTCATCACAACTGATTTAGAGGGCTATCGTCTTACCTCCTTAGAAAGTGAATATGGGGGAGTCAAACAACGTTGGATAGTGGTAGATAGCGAGCAAAAAAAAGCTTTAGACCTCAAACAACTGACGAAGAAGACAGAGAAAGCAACGGCTCAAGCTCAAAGACAATTAGAACAATTACAGCGTCAGGAATTTGCTTGTCGGGAGGATGCTTTAACCGCCCTGAGCCGATGGGAGAAGAGTTTAGAATGGCATCTTCTTCAAGACCTAACTGTCGTCGAAAAATGTCATTACGGTCATCGAGGTAAACCCCGTCCCCATGAACAGCCCATTCGTCGTAGCTATCATGCCCAAGCCACTTTCAGCCTCAATAGTGCGAAAGTTCAAGCTTCAGAGCGGGCAGCAGGACGTTTTGTCTTGGCGACGAATCAGCTAGATGGAGACTCTTTGAGCGATGAGCAACTGCTTGTCCACTACAAGCAACAGCAAGGGGTAGAGCGAGGTTTTCGCTTCCTTAAAGACCCTCTGTTTTTGGCGTCCAGTGTTTTTCTCAAAACCCCTGAGCGGATTATGGCATTGAGTTTCATCATGGTGTTGTGTTTACTGGTGTACAGCTTGGGACAACGTAAACTGAGACTGGCTCTGGCAGAGCAGGAGGAGACTGTGCCTAATCAGTTGGGAAAGCCGACTCAGCGTCCGACACTGCGTTGGATTTTTCAGATGTTGAGAGGAGTTCATTGGGTTGTACTGGATAATTGTCCCCAAATAATCAATCTAACGCTTGAGCGAGAGAGGATTTTGCGCTTTTTTGGGGCTACTACTTGTCAGTATTATCTTTTGTCATAA
- a CDS encoding IS1634 family transposase — MYGMWVLDSQILSPDQMLAEYKAQQHTERGFRFLKDPFFFASALFLKNPQRIMALMMIMVVSLLVCTLAQRRLRQALALSHQTIPNQKGKPTAIPTLRWVFQSFLFIRCLEVDGIKTIVNLTSNHKYILSFLGSSCQKYYFIS; from the coding sequence ATGTACGGAATGTGGGTTCTCGATTCTCAGATTTTAAGTCCCGACCAGATGTTAGCTGAATATAAGGCTCAACAACACACCGAGCGCGGCTTTCGTTTTCTTAAAGACCCTTTCTTTTTTGCCTCTGCTCTTTTTCTCAAGAATCCTCAACGCATTATGGCTTTGATGATGATTATGGTTGTCTCTTTGTTGGTTTGCACTTTGGCACAACGTCGCCTACGACAGGCTTTGGCCCTTTCCCATCAGACTATTCCTAATCAAAAGGGTAAACCTACTGCCATTCCCACTCTGCGTTGGGTCTTTCAGTCTTTTCTGTTTATCCGTTGCTTAGAGGTTGACGGTATTAAAACTATCGTTAATTTGACCTCCAATCACAAATATATTCTTTCCTTTCTTGGCTCTTCCTGCCAAAAATACTACTTTATCTCTTGA